aatgaaatttaattctttttgttattttcatataaaaaatagtactaaacaagattttcaattttcatttttaaaaatagttttcattttttaattaaatgtattttcaaaaagagacaatataaaaaataaaaatgatttaaaaataaataaataaaaactagaaaaatattttaaaactaaattcaaacataatctatataatttttaactatttatttTCATCTAAAACGAGTAAATATACCAATATCATTCAatccttttatataagaaaaattcaatctctagtATAATATGTATTAATATAATCCATTTATTGatacaaaatcattttaattagatatttaaaataaaaaccctccatctatcatttttctatctttttcttattttgataaattttcaattaattcaaataattaaaaaaaaaatctttaataaacaaatttgtaacatttcatttaacttattaccaaaagtcatgtttaaaaagttattaaaataagaaaggaagaaaattaaaagaaaatttaaactttttattttataatagtaaaaaaaaaactttaaaatactttttagtataaaaggaaagaaaatagtgaatatatttattttaaatagtgttttaataattaaattatttacttctaaaatataaaatataatttttatttatttaaattaactttttttttagaaattattttccaaaatagtttttaaatcattaatataaattttgcttatttataatttaaaaatagaaaataatattaatttttcaattgtttataaaagagtttaaaaaaacaacaaaaaaatccaaaaatgattaaataaagatGAATTTGTTGGTAGCGACATCTAAAAAGTAGCGAAATAGAGACAACAATAAATTGCATTTTTGTCTATTAGTATTTCAtatccttgtaatcaattatATGTGATAGGAACACCTTACATCAATTATCAAGCCCAAACGGGTAAGAGCAATTCTTCCAAGTATAGTTGGCTGTCACCCATATGCACCACGTAGACCCATTCAAACATCTTAAAATACACCCAACCACGTAATTCAAACGTCTTAAAACACACCCAACCAAACGTGTTTTTGATTTGTATTAGTTGACCACACAGAaccaattataataataataatgtttaaaattgaatttaaagaaACCAAAATCTTATATTATTGATTCGGAGTTCACATCTATCgaaattgaaatttgagaatATGAAAGACAACCCACTCAGCACctatttgaaatttaaagttTGCTTGCTATTTTGATTTTCTGATTCGCAATTCTTATCTCTCTCAATTTCTCTTCCAACTCAGTATATTACATATTTACATGGTTCCCTAAATTTATTTCCAGACCTTTTTTTGATTCAGTGCAAACAACATCCAGTATCATCCAACACCTTCCAATAATATCTGAATTATTCCTCAACATTCTAGACTCCAAACTTTTAATAGCCCATTAAAAGTTAGACCCTACAGCCTTCGTTCATAAAGCTCCCTTTCTCCCTTTAAGAGACctcattcattaaaaaatttctacaaGGTTTCAGTAAAAAGGTATTCTCACTAGATGCCATTTTGGTGTTGCAACAAAAACCTTCTCCAATCAAAACTCATATTGATTCCATTATTCATAGAATCAAAAACTATGTCAAGCCAAGTCATTGTTCTTCATGGTTTGCTTACAATTATTACCCTTTTTACTAATCCAACTGGTGCAGCTACCTGCACATGTTGGCCTCTCCATCATCTAGTCTAAGAGCTTAACCCataacttatcaaaaaaagaaaagaaaataaataaaagagagagaggagagaaaaCGGAAGTGAGGAAAAACTATAATTATCATATTCCAACATGAAAAGATTAATATGATCCGgcgataaatttttttttttaaaaaaaaaagagagaagaaaaagaagaaactgaGAAATGCTATGATGTTTGAAGGATAACAAAAGGACATGTCCAGACACTGTCTACTCCACATACTCTACACCAAGATAAGGAGGAAGATAAACCCAAATTCAACCAACATGTCAGAGAAAGGACTCATGAAAGAAGACAAAGCAGAGGATACCAGGAAGACCGCTTCACTCTTCAAACTCATGCATATGGTCTAAAAGATAGTTTGCCGCTAGCTCCTCATTCTTGTTGCATGCAAAAAACACCTCCAACACTAGGGCCCGATCAAAACCCATTGCTTCAAGCTGCAAAAGTTGCATTAACAAGGATCAAGACCAGCACAACATATCATATACTTACTTCTAAttcaattatcatataaattgtttttaagaaaaaaaaaaagtttaatcaAATAGAAACAGAATGAGGATAGTTTCCACCACAAAGTGCATTGCAAAGACAAGTGCAAGCATTATGTACCATATAATTATAAAGATTCTTTTGCATTTATCtagaattaattataaaatcataaaagtaaaaaacaaatataaatgtataagTTAATTACttatagataatttatttatttataagaaacaCAACTAATTATTAAAGTGCAAAGAATACAGGGAATAAAGGAGGAGGATCGACAGTTCATCAGataaacaaggaaaagaaaagcagCAGCAGCAAACATGCAGAGTAAATGCAGAATAATGGCAAGGAAAGAAAACTGCTAATTTCTTGATGCAAATTTTCAGGTATTTCAAGGCTATAGGTAATAACAAACTCCAATGTCctcttatcaataaaaaattctaaaggtGGGAGGCATATCCTAATCAAAAGCACCCTTTCAAGTCTGCCAGTTTATCAAATTTGTCTTTTTAGCCATACCTAAAAGAGAAAGCTTAAGGCTTGAGAAGATTCAGAGGGACTTCTTGTGGGGTGGGGTTCTTTGGAGAAAAAGCTGAATCTAGCGAGATGGGATATTGCTTGTAGGGAGAAAAGTAATTGAGGCCTTGGTATTAGAAAGCTTTCAATCCTCAATAAGGTGCTATTGCGAAAGTGGTTGTGGAGTTTTGCATCCAAAAATGAGCCTCTTTGGAAGAGGGTTATTGTTGGGAAGTAtagggagggggaggggggctGGTGTTCTAAGGAAAGTAGGGATGGTTTTGGGGTTAGGTTGTGGAAGGCCATCAAGAGTGGGTGGGACATCATTGACCAAAGAACTTTCAATGTGGGCAATGGTAGAcgggtgaagttttggaaaaatATCTAATTTGGTGATTCAAGTCTAAGAGAATCTTACCCCTCGTTATATTCCATATCCTTGACAAAGGAAGCTTAGGTGGTGGATGTTTGGGGCCATCACGAAGAGGGCAGGCTTTGGAAACCCCATTTCTCTAGGAATCTAAAAGATTGGCAGTTGGAAAGGGTCAAAGAGTCTCTCAAGGCTCTACggaaagaatgaagatgataggCTAGATTGGTTGGTTGCTAAGAAAGGGAAGTTCAAATCCTTCTACTCTTTTGGGGCAGGAAAGAATGGTTGCCTTCCCCTCAAAGACTATTTGGAACTCGATGGTCTTGACCAAAGTAGGTTTTTCTACATGGGAAGCTTCTTGGTGAAAGATTTTGATGTGAGACCAGCTGTAAAGAAGAGGATGATCTCTTGTGaaccaatgtttttttttttttttttttcatatatgtaTACAAATAGAAGAGGAAGAGGCCATTGACCACATTCTCCTTCATTACGCCCAAGCTCAAGGCTTATAGAGTTTGGTATTATCCTTGTTTGGAGTTGTGTGAGTGAGGCCATGTTCGGTAAAAGAGACCTTGTTAGGGTTGCATGAATCCTTCATGGGtgaaaaatggaagaaggtTTGGAGTGTTATCCCCTTGCGTGTTTTTGGACAATATGAAAGGAGAGGAACCAAAGATTTTTGGAAGCAATGAACTGTCTGATCATTCACTAAAATTCTCCTttctttgtaatcttttgtTACGAGTGAGGGTGGACATAGATGAGGGCTCCCTAACCATGTTAGATTTTATAGACTAGTTAGGATCTTCTTGAAGGACCTATGTACTTTGGTGGGCCTTCCATTAGCACTTTCaatatgtttattttgtttatatttcaaaaaaaaaaaaaattcccaagtCCTCTTGCCCAGCAGTTCTAGGTTCTATAAAAGAATTGAAAGTTGGAGAGAGATTAGATCATTGATTAGTGGTTCAGAAAGCCATCAATCCATAGGACagtttcttaataaaataagtagggAAACTTCAAGTCTTACTGTTACAGATGCACCAGTCACTGAGATACCCTATTCTCTTGTAAATGCATGAGAAATCTAAAACATGGAATGGATTTGGAGGTGTGGCGTATGAAATCTCATATGCCCCCCATGAATGCCTCCCAAGGTTACACTTTGAGAAGGCAAGGTGTCAATGTACGAGTATCCCAATCaccattttaataaatatgattgAGGCAAATGATGCAAATATTGTGGACACAGCACCAATAACATCTGTAACATTTAATACAATCAACAAGAAAATGGAACAATAACATAACAGAGTGCATATtgtattgattttaaaaaacagggTTAATAAACTTACACGTTCAATGGATTCGCGCTCCTCAGGTGTGATGGTCACCGCCTGTGGCACTGTTCCCAGCTGCCCTAGTACGTTCCTGATTGCATGTTAAAAAACAAATCAGTATCATCATATCCATCCAACTATTCATCCAAATAATAGTATATAGAATTCCTCTCACCCCTCTCCTTCCACAGGTTCATTGATCAGGCGCAGAAAGTCAGCCTGATGCTCTTGAATGAGTCGCATCAGATGTGGATTTTGCTTTCCTAGCTCCTGAAGCATAGGCTGGcgaatgaaaagaaaacaacatgAGTTCTCCAAAAAAAGGAATAACAACTGACATCAATaagcaaaagaaataaataaataggaccTGCAAGATTTGGGGGTTTGCTTGCACCATGGCTCTCAATGCTTGGAACTGAAATTAAGAATTAAACATAAACCTCCACAATGCATATAATAAATAAGCAAGAAGCCCAATCTACAAGTAAAGCTCCTAAATACCTGTGGACTGTTGCGAAGGAAATCCAAGGTGCCCGCACTAGCATTTGAACCCATACTAGGAAGACCCTGGTTCCAGAACAATGAGGCCCGAAACTCAATATTGTAGCCAAGTACAACAGTTCTGATTGAAAAGATACCTTACCTGCGGAAACAGATCCAGAGGGTTTGCATTGGGCCCACTGGAAGCAACTGTCGTCTGTGGTCCTTGTGGAGCCTGAGTTGGTAGGTTCACAGCCAGCCCACTTGCAGGTGGTTGGGCCGCAGGTGGGCCTTCAGCTTGTTCAGGAATACCCTGAAAATTTTACTTTCTCAGGTTAAAAATGATAATCTAGCTTGAATGGATCACATTTACTACAAAATTATATTGATCAAAGAGCTAAAGAggataaaaagaacaaaatgtaTGAACTAGTGAAATTTAATGATAGATAATAGTTCAAATAAGTAGCATGTTTGTAATTAGATTCAATGCATTACCATgacaaagaaaaacattaaaaatgttAACATTTACTTCAAACAGTTTCAAAATTGTACATCAGGATGAtctattttatatgaatttcatGAAGGTTAACATTTCTTCTAAGGAAATGGATAAATGGAGAATCTCAATAGAATATCAACTGCCTTTGGACACTGTATTGACTTGAATTAGACAGTCAAGCATTTGCAAACCAGGCTGATTCAGAATAACCTTGGCTTTTGGTTCACGCTCAAGAGCAATGCAAACAGGTATGAGTAGGACCATACCTGTTTGCCCCAAACTGTGGTAAAGCTTTAGGCATTATAGCATTTTAGAGAACCACAAAAGTCTGTGATGAAATAGCCCTTTGTCTACCTTTGATATGGGATAAATGACAAGAATCTCCGGTTCAGGGGAAGAAAAATGGCAATCTCTAAAATGTTCACACCTCTTTCTCTCAGACATCAATAGAAAggagcattttttttattaaaggcAAAGGAAATAGATTAAAAGATACCTAACAACCAAGTGCACAGGAAATATACAGGGAATActgaaagacaaaaaaaagtGAACAGATTAACAGAAAAGAATGAACAAAGGGTTCACACCCTTGCCCTGCTTCAATCCATCTATAAAATTGAACAGGGAGAAATCAAACCCACAAGGAATTCTAGCCAAATTCAAGAAAGTTTCTAGGAAGAACTCCTTGAGAGACTGGTCGGGGTGCTCCCCTCTGAAAGTTCTGCCATTGTGCTTCCTGCAAATGCAgccaaaaaaaaaggacaaagagtGCTCATTCTTCACACCTTTCTATGCCACTTTGCACGTCTTTACATGTAACATCCTAACAGATACTCTAGCTGTTTTCAGGAAAGACCACTGAAGCCCCGTCAAAACAAAAGAACATGTACTCATTCTTTTTCTACTTCTGCCCATAATCCTACTTTTAGAGGAATGATATagtatttcaattttttccgCAACATTTTGGTAACCCATTTGCAGAATAAGGAACTCCATGTTAATACTTTGGTGGGAACTGGTTTTCTGGGTCAGAACCTGTTTCATTTCTTAAACCTTcaacataatttaataactAACTATATTCCAATTTATTAAAACTATAGCTCTTTCTGGGTATTACAATGATCATTATAAGAAGCACAAGGCCTCCAGATATACACAGCTGATGGTTTTTGTTGTAAGTTTACCAATTATCTCTCATATGATATTCTCTCATCTTGACCTTCACAAAAGTGATAGAACCTTCCAAAAAACAAAACTGTATATCCTTAATGAGAATGTGAGCTGCATTAAAACTTGCAAGCTACACCATCACACTTCCCTAATTTTCCATGATGTTTGAGAAATAGATTCTAGGGTTATATAGCACATTCAgcaattataataatttctttcgTAAAATTCAATAAACCTGAAACTTTCATTCATAAGCAAGCCATACCTTCTAGGAGACAAGCATGATTTTAGGTGTTATCGCTGGCTAGCAATGGCAAGCAATGTCCAACTCAGGGCAAGATTAACAAACTAAATTTGGtgtaaaaccaaaatatgtggTGAACTCACAGAATATAGATATTCAACAGCTCTCTCTGGGTTGTTATATGCAGCACGTAGAGCACGGACAACTGTGTCCCTGTCCCAACTTCCTCCGCCCATGTCAAGAATTTGTTGAATGGTGACCTCTAAGTTATTCCCGGCAACAAGATTGGATGCTGCTTGTCCATAGATATCAGAATCTGAACTGCTCAGCCAAAAAAAGTACCAAAAAAAAGTGACCAAggttaagaaaaatttaaaaatcatagaaTGGATTCTAGAAATTTTCACTTTCCTTATAACAAAGGGAACCTACATACTCAGGTCCCCAGTTGGGCACAAGGACTTACGGTCACAACCCAAAACACATGAATACACAATCAATTGCAAACCACATCTGGTAAATTCACATGTTTTGACACCCATGGGAATCAACAACAAGAAGTCCAAAAACACTACAGAAAACTACAAAGCTAAACATATATTTTAGCAATCAAAACATGACTTCCACATTCGAAAATTAAACAAATACTCACGAAATAGAAGGCGCTACAGCAGGGGCAGGTTCAGGAATAACTTCTGGCAAGGCTAcacaatttatttgaaaaaatgaagaaaaaggttaAGCAACCTAATAAAGACATTGTAAAATTCTAACACTAGAAGACAAATACATTTTTTACTGTTGTTTCATAAATAtcaaatggaaaaagaaaaagcaacaaATTCGAACTCACAAGGCTACAACAGGAGCTTGAGGAGCTGTAGATGGCTGATTTGAAGTAGGGGGTGAAGAACTCACAGGTTGGGCCTACACATGTAAATTGCCCTCCATAAGAAAGAGTCCAAATGGAAAGTGCAGTTCATGGTGCAGTCAATCCATTACCAAATCCCAAATATTGGAGAAAAACAAATAGCTGGCAAATAAAAATTGGAACTGGCACAATTCGCAGAATTAGAAGCCTTTGCATTTCACTCTTTCTAATTATTGCCACTAGAGAAGTCATGTAAAATATGCAagtataagtgatttttttttttttttttttgatagggaAGTATAAGTGATTTTTACCATGAATAAAATAACAACATGATGCAGCCTACATGCCAAATGGCATTTATTTTGGTCTAATCAGAAAAGACCGGACAGCCTTATGGTACCATGAGGCACCTGAACGAAGCCAAAGCTTTGTCCATTAGAGACCAACTTAATGGATTCTGCAACTTAAACTTTATGTATcacatttattaaatatgtaatttcAAAATGTCTCTATAATTAAAGTTTGTGCTAAGTTACTAgtggatatttaaaaatgaattagaaGTTAGTTTTAGTATAACTTCtttgataagtaaaaagaatttataaaaagACCCAAAAAGCATGCTGCCCCAGTGCAAACCATATGTGCAGAACACACGTTAcagtatttatagtgtacaaaccacatcaaaaaggaaaagaattaaaGCAAATAAGACACAGAATGGAGAAGCAACAACTTCCTCTTAACAGCCTCCACGTCAACAGCATTCCTGGAAAGATTGTGAACTCATTAATTATCCAAGTCAATCATATTGTACTTGAATTGCCTCATATATGTGAGCTTAGACTGTATTTCTTGTCTGTTATGTGGCAATAACAGActataatttccaaatttctacTATTAGTAATGctcttaaagtttttttattttttaatgacaaaTAAATTCCATAAGATATTTTATATGTAGAAGGTACTCttgctttttttcctttccatttttttcccttgcttATCTGACAAACCCTGCAGAACAGATGGTAAGATACAAATAGTCATTGTAAAAATAACAGATCcttggaaaataatttaaagaaatccACCATAAACTGCTTTACAGCAAGGATCCCACATCGATAGGCGCTCCTTTATCCATTTATATCTTCCTTGTTACCTCTTTTGGCATTTTGAAAATACTATATCCAAATGATGTcactttttataaaagaaagaacTTAAAAAATGGTTAGAGCCATCTTCAGTAATGGCATCTAGGTCCATATATgtatccttttttaaaaaaaaaaaagtccataaATGAATCTTAGGAAGACAATCAACTTTATTAGAACTACAGAAGTAGTCCATTTCTTTCagtggaaattttttttgcataaaaGTTATCATAATTCGTCTGGACTAAAAGGTGCTAGATATTTCACGACAACAAAAAACCCACCACCAagtcacttcttttttttcactGTTTTAGAGGATAGCCAACCGTTAGCACCAGTTGATGGTGTTAATACTTAGTAGGTGAAATGCAGATTCAAGGTCAAGGGGAGACCTGAACCAAGTCTTTGGCAAGCTGTCAGTGAACCATGTTTAACAAAGGAATGAGCATCACAACCATCATAAGCATCAAGGTTAAACCTTGCATTCCCTAGTTATCACATAGATTAACTACTAAAAATGTACTCAACTTAAAAGGGACAACAAATGATGTAATTAAGACTGATTTTACttttacaaaacaaaagaacgataaaataaaaagtaaacaCAAATAGACCATATAAGGTCAGTTACTCATattccatgttttgattccAAGGACAGCAAATGGCTCATGTATAGGTAGCTCCAACCCGTCCAAAGATCCACTAGGAAAATCTTAATtgtgatataaaatttatcacCCTGTGTCCTCCAAATCTTGTTGCACCTTTTGAAGAAAGCTTATCCTAAGCACAATCCATTAAAGAAATCCAAAATAACAAAGAGAAGAGTAGGTTAGCTTACCTGACTTGTAGGTGCAGCAGATGTGGTTGAGGCTCCACCTGCTGAGACCTTATTCTACAATATTTTTCCGAATGCACAAAGATCAGTACAGAACTAGATTCTTACAGCCTTCAAAAGTTGACATCATgagagaagggaaaaaaaatttcaaatcctcaacaaaattttgaatgagCCTGATCTACATATGCAAATATTTCTTTTGCTAACCCTTTGGCCACTCTTCCACATTAATAATGCTCCTCTGGAGATAGACAGCAGTAGGCTATTGCCTTTGCCCAAAAGATATGAGGAGACTTGAGTATTGAAGGATAAGTTATCACCAACTGCCACCCCATTCATTTACCATCTGAACTATTACTTATTGCATTAAGTAGCCCCCTAATAAGATAGTTTAATTTCCATAAATGAAAAACTCAGAAATCATAAACCGGGCTATCAAAATTATAgacaaaaaaactattatttaattaattacaactGAACAGTTTATATTTAAGCCCTGAATATAACTTTCTATTTTCCAATATACATTTCCTTTATTTCATTTCTAACCTTGAggcaaaataaataagaaatgcaCTCCAACAAACAGGTAATCATACCTTGGATAGCATAATGACAACAAAGCTATTTTCAGCAACTTGATTTTCATCCAGTGTTGTGGCATCCTTCAAGACTTTTCCCTGATGGATAAGCATTTGTTGTGCAGCAGGGTAAACATCCATACCATGCACCAACTCAATGTTTTTCTTCACATCTGCAACCTGAATAGACCAAAAAATCAACTGTTGGCAATAGCAGGTTGGAGAAATCAAGacaagaagaaaacaagaaatagaGGAGCCACATGCGTGGAGTGCAAAAAAAGTATGTCAAGTGATTTTTAACCAGACAAGTTGAATTGATAATACCTTGACATCATATTCTTCTTAATTGTCCAAAAGCTCCATTTTGTGGCAGCtgatttttgctttatttggtGTACAGTGAGTTATGCACCCTTCAGTGAGAGGGTTGCTCTTGAGTTGGGGaggctcttttttttttgataggcaaatgcAGAAATTAGTTGGGGAGGCTCTTTTGttggtagaaaaaggaaaaaggctaGGAAAGTTGCTCCTTTATACCTTATTTGGACCATTTggagggaaagaaataggagagcctttgaaaattgtgaaagtttagttcattcttttaaaagttcttttttgtatctattttgggattgggttagaTTGTACATTGGGGATGATGATGcttgattttgtggattggttaggaACTTTGTAGGGTGCAGTAGTTTGTTTTCGAGTATTAGTGcctttttactttttgttgcttgtatacatcatgtatactcttttctttttaataaaaatgcttttacctatcaaaataataataataataataatatcttgaCATTTGATTCTATGAAATATTCATGTTACTAAAAAACCTTaccaaagaataaaaaaggaaaagcaacAGAGATCCTGATCTGAACAACTTCATGctattaaaaaaacacaaacaccTCATATGAAGCAAAAAACCATTTAGGGGATTCCACAAATACAGTACAAATAAAAAGACTAACAAATTAGACCTGGTTTAATCTTTACGGATGATTGGCTTATCCCACTGCCAGTATCCTAAAAACAGTTTAGAAAATGAGCCATTATTGCACTGTGTAGTCAGTTATTATCACAGTCTAAGTTTCATACTGCTACTTCTTTGATATCATGGTTTTTGCCTCCATTtacccctctttttttttttttgttcatttcaaTCAATCAATGATCCCTTCCTTCCATATTCAAGTGCTTGCCTATCATTTAGGAAGGGAAGCGAGACTTCAACTTATTCACATCCTAGGCACAGCTTACATGCCTCAAACATTCATCACACCATTTACTGTCAAGGTCAGCTTGGTCAGACATGGTACCCATCAAGGGCAAAACAATGAGAGACAGATTAAGCATTCGGTCTATCCAAAACATATCATTCATGTGCCTGCAAACCAAACAGATTCAAACCGGACCAAGAAGCAAAATTGTCATCTTGAGCTCAATTGTTTTAGAACCTGGAGAGCCGACCAAATTTCCAAATAACATATCCTTAGTTGTAGTAGAACATACTGCGCAATGTTGGTGAACAATGTGACATAATTGTAATTTAGAATGAAACACTATAAAAGATCTCCAATGTAAGTgaatatatcaataattttaCAACTCCTCCCAATTAATTTGTTAAATTGCAAatggttccaaaaaatatttcaaatttaggCAATTTTCTCAATACACAATAGTGTATGAGTCTCTGCAACAAAACCACATGAACCAAACAACCTTAccaaccaaaaaattaaaaatttttttaaaaaataaaacaaaacaaatacatgaattaaaCAGATACATCCAATTTAATGCAAAAACAGTACACCAAAAATGTATGGCACTTCAAAACTGATAAAATTTGGGAAGCGGAaccataaccaaaaaaaaaaaaaaaaaagaattacgTATGaaattagtgaaaaaaaaaacgaaatttatataattgaaGCATAAAATTCCAACAATCCTCATCAAATACAACAAATGATTCACCCCAAACAACTCTCCAAAACATAAATTCCACAACACCAAAAAGAATCCCAAGAAAAGCCCTAATTGCAATCCATGAATAACATCAACCGcataaaaaccctaattttatgAGTATCACTGTACTGTATAA
Above is a genomic segment from Vitis riparia cultivar Riparia Gloire de Montpellier isolate 1030 chromosome 14, EGFV_Vit.rip_1.0, whole genome shotgun sequence containing:
- the LOC117930281 gene encoding ubiquitin receptor RAD23c-like isoform X2 gives rise to the protein MKIFVKTLKGTHFEIEVKPEDTVADVKKNIELVHGMDVYPAAQQMLIHQGKVLKDATTLDENQVAENSFVVIMLSKNKVSAGGASTTSAAPTSQAQPVSSSPPTSNQPSTAPQAPVVALPEVIPEPAPAVAPSISSDSDIYGQAASNLVAGNNLEVTIQQILDMGGGSWDRDTVVRALRAAYNNPERAVEYLYSGIPEQAEGPPAAQPPASGLAVNLPTQAPQGPQTTVASSGPNANPLDLFPQGLPSMGSNASAGTLDFLRNSPQFQALRAMVQANPQILQPMLQELGKQNPHLMRLIQEHQADFLRLINEPVEGEGNVLGQLGTVPQAVTITPEERESIERLEAMGFDRALVLEVFFACNKNEELAANYLLDHMHEFEE
- the LOC117930281 gene encoding ubiquitin receptor RAD23c-like isoform X1, which encodes MKIFVKTLKGTHFEIEVKPEDTVADVKKNIELVHGMDVYPAAQQMLIHQGKVLKDATTLDENQVAENSFVVIMLSKNKVSAGGASTTSAAPTSQAQPVSSSPPTSNQPSTAPQAPVVALPEVIPEPAPAVAPSISSDSDIYGQAASNLVAGNNLEVTIQQILDMGGGSWDRDTVVRALRAAYNNPERAVEYLYSGIPEQAEGPPAAQPPASGLAVNLPTQAPQGPQTTVASSGPNANPLDLFPQGLPSMGSNASAGTLDFLRNSPQFQALRAMVQANPQILQPMLQELGKQNPHLMRLIQEHQADFLRLINEPVEGEGNVLGQLGTVPQAVTITPEERESIERLEAMGFDRALVLEVFFACNKNEELAANYLLDHMHEFEE